CTTCTTGGCGTCGCTGCCAACCGCGGCCACGGCACGCGGGCCGCCCGGACCACGGTCCTGGCGAATGGCCACCACCGACGGTTCGTTCAGGACGATGCCCTGGCCCCGCACATAAATGAGCGTGTTGGCCGTGCCGAGGTCGATCGAAATGTCGTTGGAGAAAAATCCGCGAAACTTCTTGAACATGGGTCCGCCGCGCGCCGGCTCTGGCTAAAAAGTAAGCGCGCCAGTCTAGTCAGCAAGTTCCCGGACCGCAAGGCCAATCTCGTTAAGAAAGCCTTTAATTACGCTGTGATAGCCGGGTTTTGTGCGCCGCGCCGCAGCGGCCGGGATCGCAAGAAAGTCGCGATCGAGATCGGTTGCCGGTATGATCTGGAACTTTGAGCCAGGCTGGCGCAAGCGCTGCCCGGACTGCCACCCATCTGCCAGGGAATTTCCTCGCACCATGTCTGCCGTCATCTGCGGATCGCTCGCCTACGACACCATCATGGTGTTCCAGGACCAGTTCAAGAACCACATCCTTCCGGACCAGGTCCATATCCTGAACGTGTCGTTCCTGGTGCCCCGCATGCGTCGCGAATTCGGTGGCTGCGCCGGCAACATTGCCTACAACCTCAAGCTGCTCGGCGGCGATCCGCTGCCGGTGGCCACGGTGGGCCAGGATTTTGGCCCCTACCAGGCCCACATGCAGAAGTGCGGCATTCGCCTGGACTACGTGCGCGTGTTCGATGACCAGTTCACGCCGCAGTGCTTCATCACCACCGACCTGGACAACAACCAGATCACGGCCTTCCATCCGGGCGCCATGCTCAGTGCGCACACCAATCACGTGCGCGACATTCCGGAGATCAGCTTCGCCATCGTGGCGCCGGACAGCCGTGATGCGATGCTGCAGCACGTCGACGAGTTCGCGGCGCGCGGCGTGCCCTTCATCTTCGACCCGGGCCAGGCGATGCCGTTGTTCGACGGCGCCGAGTTCCGCTCGATGATCGAGAAGTCCACCTACGTCATCGTCAACGACTATGAGTCGCAGCTGCTGCAGCAGCGCACGGGCTGGACCGCGCAGGAAATCGCCTCGCGCGTGAAGGCCTACATCGTCACGCTGGGCCCGCGCGGTTCGCAGATCCACACCGAAGGTACGATGCATGAAATCCCGGCGGCACGCGAACGCCAGGTGGTGGATCCGACCGGTTGCGGCGACGCTTACCGCGCCGGCCTGATCTTCGGCATCATGAAGGGCAAGGATTGGCCGACCGTCGGTCGCATGGCATCGCTGATGGGTGCGCTGAA
This genomic interval from Dyella japonica A8 contains the following:
- a CDS encoding carbohydrate kinase family protein; this translates as MSAVICGSLAYDTIMVFQDQFKNHILPDQVHILNVSFLVPRMRREFGGCAGNIAYNLKLLGGDPLPVATVGQDFGPYQAHMQKCGIRLDYVRVFDDQFTPQCFITTDLDNNQITAFHPGAMLSAHTNHVRDIPEISFAIVAPDSRDAMLQHVDEFAARGVPFIFDPGQAMPLFDGAEFRSMIEKSTYVIVNDYESQLLQQRTGWTAQEIASRVKAYIVTLGPRGSQIHTEGTMHEIPAARERQVVDPTGCGDAYRAGLIFGIMKGKDWPTVGRMASLMGALKVEHPGTQNQYFDYAQFSAEFKEQFGYSID